In the Thermococcus sp. MAR1 genome, one interval contains:
- a CDS encoding DUF424 domain-containing protein: MIYVKIYRVQGEVLLAACDEELLGKTFREGELKLEVKERFYKGELVDEDALDAMLEEATIANLTGERCVGKAIELGYIDEARVLRIQGVPHAQMAKLFL; this comes from the coding sequence ATGATATACGTTAAAATCTACCGCGTTCAGGGGGAAGTTCTCCTCGCTGCCTGCGATGAGGAGCTCCTCGGAAAAACTTTCAGGGAAGGCGAGCTGAAGCTCGAAGTGAAGGAGCGCTTTTACAAGGGGGAGCTGGTTGACGAGGATGCTCTGGATGCCATGCTGGAAGAGGCAACCATCGCCAACCTTACGGGTGAGCGTTGCGTTGGAAAAGCAATAGAGCTCGGTTACATTGATGAGGCGAGGGTACTCAGGATTCAAGGGGTTCCCCACGCTCAGATGGCGAAGC